A window from Desulfotignum phosphitoxidans DSM 13687 encodes these proteins:
- a CDS encoding sensor histidine kinase produces the protein MILAIFAFLSVSTGGWLFYYSFRKASIQTGETQAVAQLKLLTDQLATSLSEHIKSVRVLSRIKELETVLVDTNLETLFKANQILDMFTRSLELDVSYLMDLKGNTICSSNRNQFDSFVGHDFSFRPYFTSAIQGQPDSYLALGVTSMKRGVYYSHPVYHPEKQEIIGVAVIKSSIEFLETTLFSNPEHLLFFVSPNGIIFISNQSRYRFKLLWPVDNETKDQIVQSRQFGNGPWGWSGFRRTQTKDRVTDQNKEAYLYTSLSVPRYPDWRVVSLKNKKLLEKQFSAPFIKGIGPGVIFITSLAGILVFFLYQQAAKEISQRKTAEEKLRISEERYRHIYHKTPIMLHSIDTKGRIIRVSDHWVDVMGYDREEVIGRHLTDFFTPESKKFALSKVFPQFFNTGFFKDIPYTYVKKSKDKMDILLSSYGVRDETGRVVRSLAVSVDVTEKNRTQKDLEHAKEKLARYSHDLEKQVRLRTAQLEKAQSSLKNLSKNIIASQEREKEQVARELHDHLGQVLTALRIDVMWVKNHFTSSPDQAVDRAEKMSLLIDKTIQDVRDMAYRLRPRVLDDLGLSDALESLVSDFEKRSNVSCVFRRDIIPQIDKTLATALYRIGQEAVTNAIRHAKATTIIVELRTDAKGLVLTVEDNGIGFNPDESRTGFGLEGMMERANLAGGWLDITSQKGSGTRITCKVNVEGWS, from the coding sequence ATGATTCTGGCAATCTTTGCTTTTTTATCCGTATCCACGGGAGGATGGCTGTTTTATTATTCGTTTCGTAAAGCCAGCATTCAGACCGGGGAAACCCAGGCGGTTGCACAGCTGAAACTGCTGACCGACCAGTTGGCGACGTCCCTGTCTGAACACATCAAATCCGTTCGTGTGCTGTCCCGGATCAAAGAACTGGAAACCGTTCTTGTGGACACAAACCTTGAAACCCTTTTCAAAGCCAACCAGATTCTGGATATGTTTACCCGATCCCTGGAACTGGATGTCAGCTATCTGATGGACCTGAAGGGCAATACCATCTGTTCGAGCAACCGGAATCAGTTCGACAGTTTTGTGGGCCATGATTTTTCTTTCAGACCCTATTTCACATCCGCCATCCAGGGGCAACCGGACAGTTACCTCGCCCTTGGCGTCACTTCCATGAAACGGGGGGTCTATTACAGCCATCCGGTGTATCATCCCGAGAAACAGGAAATCATCGGAGTGGCCGTGATAAAATCTTCCATTGAGTTTCTGGAAACCACTTTGTTTTCCAACCCGGAACATCTGCTTTTCTTTGTCAGCCCCAATGGCATCATTTTCATCAGCAATCAATCCCGATACCGGTTTAAACTGCTGTGGCCTGTGGACAATGAAACAAAAGACCAGATTGTCCAGTCCCGTCAATTCGGCAACGGCCCCTGGGGCTGGTCCGGATTCCGCCGGACACAGACCAAAGACCGGGTCACGGATCAAAACAAAGAGGCATATCTATATACCTCTTTGTCAGTACCCCGGTATCCTGACTGGCGCGTGGTGTCTTTGAAAAACAAAAAACTGCTTGAAAAGCAGTTCTCCGCCCCGTTCATCAAAGGGATCGGCCCGGGGGTGATCTTTATTACCAGTCTGGCGGGCATCCTGGTTTTTTTTCTGTATCAACAGGCCGCCAAAGAAATCAGTCAGCGAAAAACAGCCGAGGAAAAACTGCGGATCAGTGAGGAGAGATATCGACATATTTACCATAAAACGCCGATCATGCTCCATTCCATTGATACCAAAGGAAGAATTATCCGGGTGTCCGATCACTGGGTGGATGTCATGGGATATGATCGAGAAGAGGTCATCGGCCGGCATTTGACGGATTTTTTCACTCCGGAATCCAAAAAATTTGCCTTGTCAAAGGTCTTTCCCCAATTTTTCAACACCGGGTTTTTCAAAGATATCCCCTATACCTATGTGAAAAAAAGCAAAGATAAAATGGATATTCTTCTTTCCAGTTACGGGGTCAGAGATGAGACGGGCCGGGTAGTTCGTTCTTTGGCAGTAAGTGTGGATGTGACGGAAAAAAACCGAACCCAGAAAGATCTGGAACATGCCAAGGAAAAACTGGCCCGATACTCCCATGATCTGGAAAAACAGGTGCGCCTGAGAACGGCACAACTGGAAAAAGCCCAGAGCAGCCTGAAAAATTTATCCAAAAACATCATTGCTTCCCAGGAACGGGAAAAAGAACAGGTGGCCCGGGAACTTCATGACCATCTGGGGCAGGTATTGACCGCATTACGCATCGATGTGATGTGGGTGAAAAACCATTTTACATCTTCTCCGGATCAGGCCGTGGACCGGGCCGAAAAAATGAGTCTGCTCATTGACAAAACCATTCAGGATGTCAGGGATATGGCCTATCGGCTCCGCCCCAGGGTGCTGGATGACCTGGGCTTGTCAGATGCACTGGAATCTTTGGTATCTGATTTTGAAAAACGATCCAATGTCTCCTGTGTCTTTCGCCGGGATATCATCCCGCAGATCGATAAAACGCTGGCCACCGCCCTTTACCGAATCGGCCAGGAAGCGGTCACCAATGCCATCCGCCATGCAAAAGCCACCACCATCATTGTTGAATTGAGAACCGATGCCAAAGGGCTGGTATTGACGGTGGAAGACAACGGTATCGGCTTTAATCCAGACGAAAGCAGAACCGGCTTCGGACTGGAAGGCATGATGGAACGGGCCAATCTGGCAGGCGGATGGCTGGACATTACGTCGCAAAAAGGCAGCGGAACCCGAATCACCTGCAAGGTAAACGTGGAGGGATGGTCATGA
- a CDS encoding cob(I)yrinic acid a,c-diamide adenosyltransferase has translation MKGYIQIYTGNGKGKTTAALGLALRGAGAGLQVFVGQFLKQGPYSEIKALSLFENVTVEQFGMGKFVRGMPSEDEKAAARKGYARLCGILKANAHDLVIVDEGNVAVTCQLLTENELLGFMDLKPDHVELVITGRDASAAVITRADLVTEMKEIKHYYHQGVTARKGIEK, from the coding sequence ATGAAAGGATATATACAAATATATACAGGAAACGGAAAAGGAAAAACCACGGCCGCGTTAGGGCTGGCCCTGCGGGGGGCCGGGGCCGGGCTTCAGGTGTTTGTGGGACAGTTCCTCAAGCAGGGACCCTATTCGGAAATCAAGGCATTATCCTTATTTGAAAATGTGACCGTGGAACAGTTCGGCATGGGCAAATTTGTCAGAGGCATGCCGTCTGAAGATGAAAAAGCGGCGGCCCGAAAGGGATATGCCCGATTGTGCGGGATTTTGAAAGCCAATGCCCATGACCTGGTGATCGTGGACGAAGGCAATGTGGCGGTTACCTGCCAGCTGTTGACCGAGAATGAACTGCTGGGTTTCATGGATCTGAAACCGGATCATGTGGAACTGGTGATCACAGGCAGAGACGCATCCGCCGCAGTGATCACCCGAGCGGACCTGGTCACTGAGATGAAAGAGATTAAACACTATTATCATCAGGGAGTCACGGCCCGCAAAGGCATTGAAAAATGA
- a CDS encoding MoaD/ThiS family protein, translated as MPTITFNAFSFLQKKLQQNNLPFSNVSLSIPDGTTAEMLVQQMQLTPGDVEVVFVNGRVQPFSTVLKDQDRVAFVPQGTPGPYRVLLGFKNKRHG; from the coding sequence ATGCCGACAATTACGTTTAATGCATTTTCATTTTTACAAAAAAAACTTCAGCAGAATAATCTGCCTTTTTCCAATGTCTCATTGTCCATTCCGGATGGTACCACCGCTGAAATGCTGGTGCAGCAGATGCAGCTGACCCCCGGGGATGTGGAAGTGGTGTTTGTGAACGGCCGTGTCCAGCCTTTTTCAACGGTTCTCAAAGATCAGGATCGTGTGGCATTTGTTCCCCAGGGAACACCGGGACCCTACCGGGTGCTTCTGGGATTCAAAAACAAGCGTCATGGCTGA
- a CDS encoding MarR family winged helix-turn-helix transcriptional regulator, whose translation MKQTQLVPEFTASPSDTLELETFERVIDTSIAYLVGRTSRAIIKRLTKKFADAGFDVSYEQWSILVHLYRKDGQTQQELSNVSVKDKAAITRLLNVLEKKNIVLRVPDRSDKRSKLVYLTHKAKSFRDDLIAMVMEMLVEAEQGISHEEMAQCKSTLNKIFTNFSRLNLSD comes from the coding sequence ATGAAACAGACTCAATTGGTACCTGAATTTACGGCTTCCCCTTCGGATACGCTGGAACTGGAAACATTTGAACGGGTTATTGACACATCCATTGCCTATCTGGTGGGCAGAACTTCCCGGGCCATCATTAAACGGCTGACCAAAAAATTTGCAGATGCCGGATTTGATGTCAGTTATGAACAATGGAGCATTCTGGTTCATTTATACCGAAAAGACGGACAAACCCAGCAGGAACTTTCCAACGTGTCGGTCAAGGACAAGGCAGCCATCACCCGGTTGCTCAATGTGCTGGAAAAAAAGAATATCGTGCTTCGTGTGCCGGACCGGTCCGACAAGCGCAGCAAACTGGTTTATCTGACACACAAAGCCAAATCTTTTCGGGATGATTTAATTGCCATGGTCATGGAGATGCTTGTGGAAGCGGAACAGGGGATTTCTCACGAGGAGATGGCCCAGTGTAAATCCACGTTAAATAAAATCTTCACCAATTTTTCCCGGCTGAATCTGTCGGATTAA
- a CDS encoding response regulator: MITVLLADDHSIVRDGLRRVLEDSSDIKVIAEASDGETAFDLAMTKQPDVAVIDISMPGMDGLEVVARMNSYCPKIPVLILTMHEEEQYVIRAMEAGAMGYVTKQSAPEQLVAAVKKIHSGGRYLTEKASEALALRFIRGDKNKHAMESLSMRELQVLRKLATGSTNREIAITYNISVKTVDTYRSRLLKKLNLRNNADLSRYAIQNRLVEF, translated from the coding sequence ATGATCACTGTGTTGCTGGCCGACGATCACAGTATTGTCAGAGACGGATTGCGGCGGGTTCTGGAAGACAGCTCCGACATCAAGGTCATTGCCGAAGCCTCTGATGGAGAAACCGCTTTTGATCTGGCCATGACAAAACAACCGGATGTGGCTGTTATCGACATATCCATGCCCGGCATGGATGGGCTGGAAGTGGTGGCGCGCATGAACAGTTACTGCCCCAAAATCCCGGTACTTATTTTAACCATGCATGAGGAAGAACAATATGTGATCCGGGCCATGGAAGCCGGCGCCATGGGATATGTCACCAAACAGTCCGCACCCGAGCAGCTGGTGGCGGCAGTGAAAAAAATTCATTCCGGGGGTCGGTATCTGACGGAAAAAGCCAGTGAAGCCTTGGCCCTGCGTTTCATTCGGGGCGACAAAAACAAACACGCCATGGAATCTTTATCCATGCGCGAACTCCAGGTATTGCGCAAACTGGCCACGGGAAGTACGAACCGGGAAATTGCCATTACTTACAATATCAGTGTTAAAACCGTGGATACTTATCGGTCCAGGCTCTTGAAAAAACTGAACCTGAGAAACAACGCGGATCTGTCCAGATATGCCATACAGAATCGCCTGGTGGAATTTTAA
- a CDS encoding cobyric acid synthase has translation MNAPNIAVLGTGSDVGKSIIAAGICRYLADKGQRVAPFKAQNMSNNSGITPEGLEIGRAQIVQAEAARIAPHVHMNPILLKPFGDKQSQVVLNGKVHGNHTAMDYHTRKAFYFEKACQAFDALAAGYDRIVLEGAGSCAEVNLMDTDIVNFPMARYADADVILIADIHRGGVFAQVVGTLACLPDDYRDMVKGIIINRFRGDIDLFRQGMAWIEQHTGKPVLGVLPWYSHFKIDAEDSVEIEKINDFKLLEKNIPAVAILRLPHIANFTDFHALARIHGLQTVFIDSPKQLDRFTAIIIPGSKNTRKDLTWVMERFETPLNDYVRKGGHVLGICGGYQMLGQWVKDPNGLEGSPGQTRGLGLLPVQTLLQSPKTTTLSEFRWGDAYGRGYEIHMGATQLTGGVPFIRIVSRNGIPVNETDGCLADNGQVAGTYVHGFFDFNTIIKKWFDLIGLDHPLDFSIDAAIEKDKDYDHLKKHMETYLDLEALI, from the coding sequence ATGAACGCACCGAACATTGCCGTTCTGGGTACAGGATCGGATGTGGGCAAAAGCATTATTGCTGCGGGCATCTGCCGGTATCTGGCGGACAAAGGTCAGCGGGTAGCGCCTTTCAAAGCCCAGAACATGTCCAATAATTCCGGCATCACCCCGGAAGGCCTGGAGATCGGCCGGGCACAGATCGTTCAGGCCGAGGCGGCCCGGATCGCACCCCATGTACACATGAATCCCATTTTGTTGAAACCGTTTGGAGACAAACAATCCCAGGTCGTTCTGAACGGAAAGGTTCACGGCAACCACACAGCCATGGATTACCATACCAGAAAAGCATTTTATTTTGAAAAAGCGTGTCAGGCGTTTGACGCCCTGGCTGCCGGATATGACCGCATCGTTCTGGAAGGGGCCGGATCCTGTGCCGAAGTCAACCTCATGGACACGGACATTGTCAATTTCCCCATGGCCCGATATGCCGATGCCGATGTCATTTTAATTGCAGACATTCACCGGGGCGGGGTCTTCGCCCAGGTGGTGGGGACCCTGGCCTGCCTGCCGGATGATTATCGTGACATGGTCAAAGGGATCATTATCAACCGGTTCCGGGGAGATATCGATTTGTTCAGACAAGGCATGGCTTGGATTGAACAGCACACCGGCAAACCGGTTTTAGGGGTGTTGCCCTGGTATTCTCATTTTAAAATTGATGCCGAAGATTCGGTTGAAATAGAAAAAATAAATGATTTCAAGTTATTAGAAAAAAACATTCCTGCTGTTGCTATCTTAAGACTGCCCCACATCGCCAATTTCACCGATTTTCATGCCCTGGCCAGAATCCATGGCCTGCAAACGGTTTTCATTGATTCGCCAAAACAGCTGGACCGGTTTACCGCCATCATCATTCCGGGTTCCAAAAATACCCGAAAAGACTTAACCTGGGTCATGGAACGGTTTGAAACTCCGCTGAATGACTATGTGCGCAAGGGCGGCCATGTTTTAGGCATCTGCGGCGGATACCAGATGCTGGGACAATGGGTAAAAGATCCAAACGGGCTGGAAGGTTCCCCGGGACAGACCCGGGGACTGGGACTGCTGCCGGTCCAAACCCTGCTGCAATCCCCCAAAACCACCACATTAAGCGAGTTCAGATGGGGCGATGCCTATGGCAGAGGATATGAAATTCACATGGGTGCCACGCAGCTGACCGGCGGCGTTCCGTTTATCCGCATTGTTTCCAGAAATGGCATCCCCGTAAATGAAACCGACGGATGCCTGGCAGACAATGGTCAAGTGGCCGGTACTTATGTTCACGGATTTTTTGATTTCAACACCATTATCAAAAAATGGTTTGATTTAATCGGCCTGGATCATCCTTTGGATTTTTCAATTGACGCAGCCATTGAAAAAGACAAGGATTACGATCATCTGAAGAAACATATGGAAACCTATCTGGATCTGGAAGCGCTGATTTAA
- the thpR gene encoding RNA 2',3'-cyclic phosphodiesterase, with amino-acid sequence MAESSDVVRTFIAIPLPDAVKRFLSDIQSELKSAGWIAAWPNPEMFHLTLKFLGPIPRELLIPLQSVMAAFSGAYPAFTLTAGGIGVFPNVRNARIVWIGIHEQTEHLMQVVTDLEKKLHPMGIPAQSRPFFPHITLARIKKPVRPHDMISVIKRFESNSSHAFPVNRLVLYKSRLQPQGAVHSPLFQIILNH; translated from the coding sequence ATGGCTGAATCGTCAGATGTTGTCCGGACGTTTATTGCCATACCGTTGCCGGATGCTGTCAAACGGTTTTTATCAGATATCCAGTCGGAACTTAAATCAGCCGGATGGATTGCTGCCTGGCCCAATCCGGAAATGTTTCATTTGACACTGAAATTTTTAGGTCCGATCCCCAGGGAGTTGCTGATACCCCTTCAATCTGTCATGGCGGCATTTTCCGGCGCATATCCGGCATTTACTCTGACAGCCGGGGGTATCGGTGTCTTTCCTAATGTCAGAAACGCCCGGATCGTATGGATCGGTATTCATGAACAGACAGAACATCTGATGCAGGTTGTGACGGATTTGGAAAAAAAGCTTCACCCCATGGGTATTCCGGCGCAATCCCGGCCATTTTTTCCGCATATTACTCTGGCGCGTATTAAAAAACCGGTCCGGCCGCATGATATGATTTCTGTGATCAAGCGTTTTGAAAGCAACTCTTCGCATGCGTTTCCGGTTAACCGCCTTGTCTTGTACAAAAGCCGGCTTCAACCGCAAGGCGCGGTGCATTCTCCATTGTTTCAGATCATATTGAATCATTGA